In one Helicobacter ibis genomic region, the following are encoded:
- a CDS encoding cytochrome c biogenesis CcdA family protein — translation MEESLVGLFGEAPILISLVAGILTFLSPCVLPLIPIYLSYVSNISINELKDSEVLSFKSRLFVLRNSIFFIFGMGIVFVLLGAVSARILSGGILLSSYVSYVAGGILIIFGLCVMNVIKIPSIQRQKTFDFTKLQKFSFAKDILTPFLLGASFSFGWTPCVGPILAGIISLASFEGERGIWLMVVYTLGFSIPFLLCSIFIGYAFNALNKIKRYFRVIEFIVGSLLIIIGILVASGGMSKISLYLVEIYK, via the coding sequence ATGGAAGAATCTTTGGTTGGGCTATTTGGTGAAGCTCCAATTTTAATTAGTCTTGTTGCAGGGATTTTGACTTTTCTTAGTCCCTGCGTTTTACCGCTTATACCTATATATCTTTCTTATGTTTCTAATATTTCTATTAATGAGCTAAAAGATTCTGAAGTTCTATCTTTTAAGTCGCGTTTGTTTGTGCTTAGGAATTCCATATTTTTTATATTTGGCATGGGGATTGTATTTGTTCTTTTGGGTGCTGTTAGTGCTAGAATCTTAAGTGGTGGAATCTTGCTTAGCAGTTATGTCTCATATGTTGCTGGTGGTATTTTAATAATTTTTGGATTATGTGTTATGAATGTTATTAAAATACCATCTATACAAAGACAAAAGACTTTTGATTTTACAAAATTACAGAAATTTTCGTTTGCAAAGGATATTTTAACTCCATTCTTACTTGGCGCTAGTTTTAGCTTTGGTTGGACACCTTGTGTTGGTCCGATATTAGCTGGTATTATATCATTGGCTTCTTTTGAGGGTGAGAGAGGTATTTGGCTTATGGTGGTTTATACTTTAGGGTTTAGTATTCCGTTTTTGCTGTGTTCTATTTTTATAGGATATGCCTTTAATGCATTAAATAAAATTAAGAGATATTTTAGAGTGATTGAATTTATAGTTGGTAGTTTGTTAATAATCATAGGAATCTTGGTAGCTAGTGGCGGAATGAGTAAGATTTCTCTGTATTTAGTAGAGATTTATAAATGA
- a CDS encoding TRAP transporter small permease: MLGIVKKPFLWVHNNQKVQQIFKILDVIIASINKNVAVVGLAVGVVITAINVFMRYAAGFFPEIGSLTWAEEVARYCFLWSAFFGAAYGFRKGVHISVTMLIEKFPHSIAKTCVICSHILCVVFLGFMCYASVMVCYLNYEIGYMSEALHSVPLWVFLLCLPISFLGATYRSAEKIYEVSFLPSDRVVKSAEAEIIRDSVIKD; encoded by the coding sequence ATTTTAGGTATTGTTAAAAAGCCCTTTTTATGGGTTCATAATAATCAAAAAGTTCAACAAATTTTCAAAATATTAGATGTGATTATTGCTTCAATTAATAAAAATGTTGCGGTAGTTGGGTTGGCAGTTGGAGTTGTAATAACTGCGATTAATGTATTTATGCGTTATGCTGCTGGGTTTTTCCCAGAGATAGGCTCTCTTACATGGGCAGAAGAGGTTGCTAGGTATTGTTTTTTGTGGTCAGCATTCTTTGGTGCTGCATATGGCTTTAGAAAGGGTGTTCATATATCAGTTACTATGCTAATAGAGAAGTTTCCACATTCTATTGCAAAGACATGCGTAATATGTAGCCATATTTTATGTGTAGTATTTTTGGGATTTATGTGTTATGCAAGTGTTATGGTTTGTTATTTAAATTATGAGATTGGCTATATGAGTGAAGCGTTGCATAGTGTGCCTTTGTGGGTGTTTTTATTATGTTTGCCTATTTCTTTTTTGGGTGCGACATATAGAAGTGCGGAAAAAATATATGAAGTCTCTTTCTTGCCTTCAGATAGGGTTGTAAAAAGTGCTGAAGCTGAAATTATAAGAGATTCTGTAATAAAAGATTAA
- a CDS encoding DctP family TRAP transporter solute-binding subunit, producing the protein MKKILVSFVGVFCLAFLVGCGGDSNKSASANGDKVYEVKFAHVVSANTPKGKAADFFAKRVGELSNGKIVVHVFPSAQLVDDDKVFQELKRNNVQLAAPSFSKFAPFAKEFNLWDVPFIFRDTEHLHKVMDGEVGQILKDVINAKGYVALDYWDAGFKQFSTNKKPIIEPADAQGQKMRIMSSKVLEEQTKAIKAIPQVLPFGEVYSALQTGVVDAAENPLSNLYNSKFYEVQSSITMSNHGYLGYLVVASEKFWQELPDDLKEVFKTAMSEATEYEREESAKEEQVLLDRLKNDDKTGTKVYELTDEQKKEWQDLMISIYPKFYDLVGKDLIEKTLNTK; encoded by the coding sequence ATGAAAAAGATTCTTGTATCTTTTGTAGGTGTTTTTTGTCTTGCATTCTTAGTTGGGTGTGGTGGAGATTCCAATAAGAGTGCTAGTGCTAATGGAGATAAGGTTTATGAGGTAAAGTTTGCACATGTTGTTAGTGCAAATACTCCTAAGGGCAAAGCAGCTGATTTTTTTGCCAAAAGAGTTGGAGAGCTAAGCAATGGTAAAATCGTTGTTCATGTGTTTCCTTCAGCACAACTTGTAGATGATGATAAGGTATTCCAAGAGCTAAAGAGAAACAATGTGCAACTAGCTGCTCCTAGTTTTTCAAAATTTGCCCCTTTTGCTAAGGAGTTTAATTTGTGGGATGTTCCCTTTATATTTAGAGATACAGAACATTTACATAAGGTAATGGATGGTGAAGTAGGTCAGATTCTAAAAGATGTGATAAATGCTAAAGGATATGTTGCATTAGATTATTGGGACGCGGGATTTAAGCAATTTAGCACAAATAAAAAGCCAATTATAGAGCCAGCAGATGCACAAGGGCAAAAAATGAGAATTATGAGTTCTAAAGTGCTAGAGGAACAAACAAAAGCCATTAAAGCAATCCCTCAAGTATTGCCATTTGGTGAAGTTTATTCAGCACTTCAAACAGGTGTAGTTGATGCAGCTGAAAATCCATTATCAAATCTTTATAATTCTAAATTCTATGAAGTGCAAAGTTCTATTACTATGTCAAATCATGGGTATTTAGGATATTTGGTTGTTGCAAGTGAAAAGTTTTGGCAAGAACTACCAGATGATTTAAAAGAAGTATTTAAAACTGCTATGAGTGAAGCTACCGAATATGAAAGAGAAGAGAGTGCTAAAGAAGAGCAAGTTTTATTAGATAGACTTAAAAATGATGATAAAACAGGCACAAAAGTATATGAGCTAACAGATGAGCAAAAGAAAGAATGGCAGGATTTGATGATTTCCATTTATCCTAAATTCTATGATTTAGTTGGCAAAGATTTGATTGAAAAGACTTTAAATACTAAATAG
- the aspS gene encoding aspartate--tRNA ligase gives MRTHYCASLNEANIGEEVSLCGWCNTYRDHGGIIFIDLRDRSGLVQLVFDPKDFEDSHKIASEVRDEYVLIAKGKVRRRGEGLENPKLKTGKIEVLVSKLIIENKSLTPPIAVGDESVGEDVRLKYRYLDLRNPRLQEIFITRSKVAQATRNTLSNLGFLEVETPILTKATPEGARDYLVPSRVHHGEFYALPQSPQLFKQLLMVSGFDRYFQIAKCFRDEDLRLDRQPEFTQIDIEMSFVEQKDVIQVAEEVIKSIFGACGIEVNAPFPHYTYSDVMESYGSDKPDLRYELPLIEVSDLFIDSSNEIFASIAKDSKKNRFKALCVNGGDNFFSRKTLGEAEEFVRKFGAKGLAYIQVKEEGAKGPLVKFISEDKLKVLLDRVGASVGDIIFFGAGAKKVVWDYMGRLRQKIASDMGMIDESLYKFLWVVDFPMFERNDDGSISALHHPFTMPKNIDVEDIEEINSVAYDIVLNGFEIGGGSIRIHKQDIQSKVFELLGISKEEAEDKFSFLLEALQFGAPPHGGIAFGLDRIIMLLTKANSIRDVIAFPKTQRATCPLTSAPSVAGEEQLRELHIRVRETKK, from the coding sequence TTGAGAACACATTATTGTGCTAGTCTAAACGAGGCAAATATCGGAGAAGAAGTAAGCTTATGTGGGTGGTGTAATACTTATAGAGATCATGGTGGAATTATCTTTATAGATTTGCGTGATAGAAGCGGGTTAGTTCAGCTTGTATTTGATCCAAAAGACTTTGAAGATTCACATAAAATCGCTTCAGAAGTTAGGGATGAATATGTGTTAATAGCCAAAGGAAAAGTAAGAAGAAGAGGTGAGGGATTGGAAAATCCTAAACTAAAAACTGGAAAAATAGAAGTTCTAGTAAGCAAATTGATTATAGAAAATAAAAGTTTAACTCCTCCTATTGCAGTTGGTGATGAAAGTGTTGGTGAAGATGTGAGATTAAAATATCGTTATTTAGATTTAAGAAATCCAAGACTACAAGAGATTTTTATCACGCGTTCAAAAGTGGCACAAGCTACAAGAAATACTCTAAGTAATTTAGGATTCTTAGAAGTAGAAACTCCTATTTTAACTAAAGCCACACCTGAGGGAGCTAGAGATTATCTAGTGCCAAGTAGGGTTCATCATGGTGAGTTTTACGCACTTCCTCAAAGTCCGCAACTTTTTAAACAACTCTTAATGGTAAGTGGATTTGATAGATATTTTCAGATTGCAAAATGCTTCAGAGATGAAGATTTGAGGCTCGATAGACAGCCTGAATTTACTCAAATTGATATTGAAATGAGTTTTGTAGAGCAAAAAGATGTAATACAAGTAGCTGAAGAGGTTATAAAGTCTATATTTGGTGCTTGTGGTATAGAGGTAAATGCTCCATTCCCACATTATACATATAGCGATGTAATGGAGAGCTATGGTAGCGATAAGCCGGATTTACGCTATGAACTACCACTTATTGAAGTATCTGATTTATTCATAGATTCTTCTAATGAAATATTTGCTTCTATTGCAAAAGATTCTAAGAAAAATAGATTTAAAGCTTTGTGTGTTAATGGTGGAGATAACTTCTTTAGCCGAAAGACATTAGGAGAGGCAGAAGAATTTGTTAGAAAATTTGGTGCTAAAGGACTTGCATATATTCAAGTAAAAGAAGAAGGAGCTAAAGGACCACTTGTTAAATTTATAAGTGAAGATAAGTTAAAAGTATTACTAGATAGAGTTGGTGCTAGTGTGGGCGATATTATATTCTTTGGTGCTGGGGCTAAAAAAGTCGTATGGGATTATATGGGAAGACTCCGCCAAAAAATCGCTTCTGATATGGGAATGATTGATGAGAGTTTATATAAATTCTTGTGGGTTGTTGATTTTCCTATGTTTGAGAGAAATGATGATGGAAGCATCTCTGCATTGCACCACCCATTTACAATGCCAAAAAATATTGATGTAGAAGATATTGAAGAGATTAACTCTGTAGCGTATGATATTGTGCTAAATGGATTTGAAATTGGTGGAGGAAGTATTAGGATTCATAAGCAAGATATTCAAAGCAAAGTATTTGAGTTGCTTGGAATTAGTAAAGAAGAAGCAGAAGATAAGTTTAGCTTCCTATTAGAAGCATTGCAATTTGGAGCACCACCTCATGGCGGAATTGCGTTTGGACTAGATAGAATCATCATGCTTCTAACGAAGGCAAATTCTATTAGAGATGTAATTGCATTCCCTAAAACGCAAAGAGCGACTTGTCCGCTAACTTCTGCTCCAAGTGTTGCAGGAGAGGAGCAATTAAGGGAGCTACATATTAGAGTTAGAGAAACAAAAAAATAA
- a CDS encoding formyltransferase family protein, whose product MKVAILTSKSQWFVPYARELAENLKCPLYFSHKYFVESYEIVFILSYHSIIPKEFLDTNKHNIVIHASSLPKGKGWSPMFWQVLEGKSEITFSLFEADCGIDSGDIYLQDMLRLKGGELYDELRELQARMCQKMCLEFLDKYPNIESKKQVGEESFYQKRTKDSSELDITKSLESQFNLLRIVSNEEFPAFFYKDGKKFIIKIYDSSCGS is encoded by the coding sequence ATGAAAGTTGCAATCCTAACCTCTAAAAGTCAGTGGTTTGTCCCATATGCTAGAGAGTTAGCAGAAAATCTTAAATGTCCTTTGTATTTCTCTCATAAATATTTTGTGGAATCTTATGAGATTGTCTTTATCCTCTCTTATCATTCTATAATTCCTAAAGAGTTTTTAGATACAAATAAACATAATATTGTGATCCATGCTTCTTCTTTGCCAAAGGGCAAGGGCTGGTCGCCGATGTTTTGGCAGGTTTTAGAGGGTAAGAGTGAGATAACTTTTAGCCTATTTGAAGCAGATTGTGGCATAGATAGTGGGGATATTTATCTGCAAGATATGCTAAGGCTTAAAGGTGGTGAACTCTATGATGAATTGCGAGAGCTTCAAGCTAGAATGTGTCAAAAAATGTGCTTAGAGTTTTTAGACAAATATCCGAATATAGAATCTAAAAAGCAAGTTGGAGAGGAGAGCTTTTATCAAAAACGCACAAAAGATTCAAGTGAGCTAGATATAACAAAGAGTTTGGAATCTCAATTTAATCTTTTGCGAATTGTAAGCAATGAGGAGTTCCCTGCATTTTTCTATAAAGATGGCAAGAAGTTTATTATAAAAATTTATGATTCTAGCTGTGGGAGTTAA
- the pseH gene encoding UDP-4-amino-4,6-dideoxy-N-acetyl-beta-L-altrosamine N-acetyltransferase, with protein sequence MRNKTILIVVAHPDDEVLGCFGTIARMIKEGHRAYTLVLGEGKSSRAVKRSDITQESYDILDDEFYKANKSIGISEVFRERFPDNAFDSVPLLEIIKSIEKIKQKTKPDIIFTHYESDLNIDHKITFQAVLTATRPMRDECVREIYSFEVLSSTEWKYPHSFSPNVFFDISDTLELKINAMNLYKSELCEYPHPRSLTGIELNAKYRGLQVGLSSVESFMLIRLVNHCKIEFKSFSELDINEIAIIFAWRNDARVCEFMKTKNFSWEIHNKFIESLKDRKDKEYFLVYSGDVAIGVVYFVDINSDSCEFGIYANPNLKGYGKILMQHLLDYAKNTLKVKTLYSSVYTKNKRALKLYESFGFEIQENKEMSFVKLDLSAGGGGLLSFSRFNLSYRSFRGVA encoded by the coding sequence ATGAGAAATAAAACCATATTAATTGTAGTAGCACACCCTGATGATGAGGTGCTAGGTTGTTTTGGCACTATCGCTAGAATGATAAAAGAAGGACATAGGGCTTATACTTTGGTTCTTGGAGAGGGCAAAAGTAGTAGAGCAGTTAAGAGGAGTGATATTACACAAGAATCTTATGATATCTTAGATGATGAGTTTTATAAGGCAAATAAAAGCATTGGCATAAGTGAAGTTTTTAGAGAAAGATTCCCTGATAATGCCTTTGATAGTGTGCCTTTATTAGAGATTATAAAAAGTATTGAAAAAATAAAGCAAAAAACAAAACCAGATATTATCTTTACGCATTATGAATCTGATTTAAATATTGACCATAAAATCACATTTCAAGCAGTTCTTACGGCAACTAGACCAATGAGAGATGAGTGTGTTAGAGAAATATATAGCTTTGAAGTTTTATCATCAACAGAGTGGAAGTATCCACATAGCTTTTCTCCAAATGTGTTTTTTGACATTAGTGATACTTTAGAGTTAAAAATAAATGCTATGAATCTTTATAAGTCAGAATTATGTGAATATCCTCATCCAAGAAGTCTAACGGGAATAGAGCTAAATGCGAAATATCGTGGTTTGCAAGTTGGGTTATCAAGTGTAGAATCTTTTATGCTTATTAGATTGGTTAATCATTGCAAAATAGAGTTTAAGTCTTTTAGCGAGCTAGATATTAATGAAATTGCAATTATATTTGCTTGGAGGAATGATGCAAGAGTATGTGAATTTATGAAGACAAAGAATTTCTCGTGGGAGATTCATAATAAATTTATAGAAAGTCTAAAAGATAGAAAAGATAAAGAATATTTTTTGGTTTATAGCGGTGATGTTGCAATTGGAGTTGTGTATTTTGTTGATATAAATTCGGATTCTTGTGAGTTTGGAATCTATGCTAATCCAAATCTTAAAGGCTATGGGAAGATTCTTATGCAACACTTATTAGATTATGCAAAAAATACTCTAAAAGTTAAAACCTTGTATTCTAGTGTATATACGAAAAATAAAAGAGCATTAAAATTATATGAGAGCTTTGGCTTTGAAATACAAGAAAATAAAGAAATGTCTTTTGTTAAGCTTGATTTATCTGCGGGGGGGGGGGGACTATTAAGCTTTAGTAGGTTTAATCTCTCTTATAGGTCTTTTAGGGGGGTTGCATGA
- the pseH gene encoding UDP-4-amino-4,6-dideoxy-N-acetyl-beta-L-altrosamine N-acetyltransferase codes for MIELKNFTKLSCEESIMVLSWRNSPKVAPFMYNALISPKEHLEFLESLKTTCNKEYFLVYKGAIPIGVIDFINIQIGNSCEFGIYANPNLKGYGVILMETLLDYAFNTLKVKELKAQVQSENIKAINLYSKFGFKNVCKKIINNKKMNLIKLDSVFYSGGGGNNLLVAPFSSSLVA; via the coding sequence ATGATAGAGCTAAAAAACTTTACAAAGCTAAGTTGTGAAGAATCTATAATGGTGCTATCATGGCGTAATAGTCCAAAAGTAGCTCCTTTTATGTATAATGCTCTAATAAGCCCCAAGGAGCATTTGGAGTTTTTAGAGAGTTTAAAAACTACTTGTAATAAAGAATATTTCTTAGTGTATAAGGGTGCAATTCCAATAGGAGTTATAGATTTTATAAATATACAAATTGGCAATTCTTGTGAGTTTGGAATCTATGCTAATCCGAATCTTAAAGGTTATGGAGTGATATTAATGGAGACTTTGTTGGATTATGCTTTTAATACTCTAAAAGTAAAAGAATTAAAAGCACAAGTGCAGAGTGAAAATATAAAAGCTATAAATTTGTATAGTAAATTTGGATTTAAAAATGTTTGTAAAAAAATAATAAATAATAAAAAGATGAATCTAATAAAGCTAGATTCCGTGTTTTATAGTGGGGGGGGGGGTAATAATCTCCTAGTAGCTCCATTTTCTAGTTCTTTGGTTGCGTAA
- the ppa gene encoding inorganic diphosphatase codes for MDLSKIEVGENPSKLNVVIEIPYGSNIKYEIDKDSGAVVVDRVMYSAMFYPANYGFVPNTLSDDGDPADVLVINEYPLQAGSVIKARLIGVLIMEDESGMDEKLIAVPISKIDPRYDNIKSLEDLPKITLDRIRNFFETYKMLEPNKWVKVKEYKDLDAAKEILDRAISNYK; via the coding sequence ATGGATTTAAGTAAAATTGAAGTAGGTGAGAATCCTAGTAAGCTAAATGTTGTAATTGAAATTCCTTATGGAAGTAATATAAAGTATGAAATTGACAAAGATAGTGGTGCAGTTGTAGTAGATAGAGTGATGTATAGTGCTATGTTTTATCCTGCAAACTATGGCTTTGTGCCTAATACTCTAAGTGATGATGGCGATCCTGCTGATGTGCTTGTGATTAATGAATATCCGCTTCAAGCTGGAAGCGTTATAAAAGCTAGATTGATTGGTGTTTTAATCATGGAAGATGAAAGCGGAATGGACGAGAAGCTAATTGCTGTGCCTATTTCTAAGATTGATCCTAGATATGACAATATAAAAAGCCTAGAAGATTTGCCAAAAATCACACTTGATAGAATCAGAAATTTCTTTGAAACATACAAAATGCTAGAGCCTAATAAATGGGTGAAAGTAAAGGAATATAAAGATTTAGACGCTGCTAAAGAGATTTTAGATAGAGCAATTTCAAATTATAAATAG
- a CDS encoding TRAP transporter large permease, with amino-acid sequence MSVAFLLILLFGLLLLGVPVAISLGVSAVATMLLFSSYDIFGVPEIMLNGLKPALMAIPMFILAGSLMSKGSSAHRIVEFAKSIVGHLPGGLPMSAILACIIFAAVSGSSPATVVAIGSVMFLALKEAGYPTSYSVGAITSAGSLGILIPPSVVMIVYGVTAEVSIEKLFIAGVIPGLLVGGMMMLYAYFGAKRLGFTATKPASLKERIKKFKEAFWALLIVVVVISGIYAGVFTATEAAGISAVYAFIVSVFIYKDIKFKDLYGVFLDAAITTAMIFFIIGFAVVFAHFLTSERIPHIIAEYLVSINMTWWMFLILVNLVLFVMGQFMEPSSVVMIMTPLLLPIAVSLGIDPIHFGIVMIVNMEFGMLTPPVGLNLFVASSLTGLSLKEVVVSVLPWLCVLLVGLILITYIPAISLWLPSMIG; translated from the coding sequence ATGAGTGTTGCATTTTTATTGATTTTGTTATTTGGTCTTTTATTACTTGGAGTGCCGGTTGCTATATCGCTTGGAGTTAGTGCTGTTGCTACGATGCTACTTTTTAGCTCTTATGATATTTTTGGAGTGCCAGAGATTATGCTAAATGGGTTAAAGCCTGCATTAATGGCTATCCCTATGTTTATACTAGCTGGCTCTTTAATGAGTAAGGGAAGTAGTGCACATAGAATCGTTGAGTTTGCCAAGAGTATTGTAGGGCATTTGCCCGGTGGGCTTCCTATGAGTGCGATTTTAGCTTGTATTATTTTTGCTGCTGTTAGCGGTAGCTCACCTGCCACGGTTGTTGCAATTGGTTCTGTTATGTTTTTGGCATTAAAGGAGGCTGGTTATCCTACTAGCTATTCTGTTGGTGCTATTACTTCTGCTGGTAGTCTTGGGATTTTGATTCCGCCTTCTGTTGTCATGATTGTATATGGAGTAACTGCTGAAGTATCCATTGAAAAGCTCTTTATCGCAGGAGTGATTCCTGGATTGCTAGTTGGAGGAATGATGATGTTGTATGCTTATTTTGGAGCGAAACGACTCGGATTTACCGCTACAAAACCTGCTAGTTTAAAAGAGAGGATAAAGAAGTTTAAAGAAGCATTTTGGGCATTATTAATTGTAGTAGTTGTAATTAGTGGTATTTATGCTGGTGTATTTACTGCTACTGAAGCTGCTGGGATTAGTGCCGTGTATGCGTTTATAGTATCTGTATTTATTTATAAAGATATTAAGTTTAAAGACTTGTATGGAGTATTTTTAGATGCAGCAATTACTACTGCTATGATTTTTTTTATCATTGGCTTTGCTGTCGTTTTTGCTCACTTTTTAACAAGCGAGAGGATTCCGCATATAATTGCTGAATATTTAGTTAGCATAAATATGACATGGTGGATGTTTTTAATATTGGTAAATTTAGTGCTGTTTGTTATGGGACAGTTTATGGAGCCTAGCTCTGTTGTCATGATTATGACGCCATTATTGCTACCTATTGCTGTGTCTTTAGGGATTGATCCTATACATTTTGGGATTGTTATGATTGTAAATATGGAGTTTGGTATGCTAACTCCTCCTGTTGGGCTTAATTTGTTTGTTGCAAGTTCTTTAACTGGACTTAGTTTAAAAGAGGTAGTAGTATCGGTCCTACCTTGGTTGTGTGTGTTATTGGTTGGGCTTATACTTATAACATATATACCAGCAATTTCGCTATGGCTACCTAGTATGATAGGATAA
- a CDS encoding adenylate kinase has product MKKLFLVIGAPGSGKTTDAEIISKNNAESMVHYSTGELLRAEVASGSEQGKLIESFTSKGNLVPLEIVVKTIVDAISNAPKDVVLIDGYPRSVEQMLELDKILESKSDISLSSVIEVEVSKEVACDRVLGRARGADDNVEVFNNRMNVFLEPLKDIQDFYNKKGILHKINGERTIEEIVSEMERFIKSKI; this is encoded by the coding sequence ATGAAAAAATTATTTTTAGTTATTGGAGCACCCGGAAGTGGAAAGACAACTGATGCAGAGATTATTAGTAAAAATAATGCAGAATCTATGGTGCATTATTCCACAGGGGAGCTTCTAAGAGCAGAAGTTGCAAGTGGTAGTGAGCAAGGAAAGCTAATTGAGAGCTTTACAAGCAAGGGAAATTTAGTGCCTTTAGAAATTGTAGTTAAGACAATTGTAGATGCAATTTCTAATGCTCCAAAAGATGTGGTGCTAATTGATGGCTATCCAAGAAGTGTAGAACAAATGCTAGAGCTTGATAAAATCTTAGAATCTAAGAGTGATATTAGTCTTTCTTCTGTTATTGAAGTGGAGGTTAGCAAAGAGGTAGCATGCGATAGAGTGCTTGGTCGTGCTAGAGGTGCTGATGATAATGTAGAAGTGTTTAATAATAGAATGAATGTATTTTTAGAGCCATTAAAAGATATACAAGATTTTTATAACAAAAAGGGAATCTTACATAAAATTAATGGTGAAAGAACTATCGAAGAGATAGTAAGCGAAATGGAACGCTTTATTAAGAGTAAAATTTAA
- a CDS encoding formyltransferase family protein codes for MKVIVIATLKKWNIKNFYKLQDSCKNYKLHLITQPQDLTLQNLHKINPKYIFFPHWSEKIESEIYKNFSCVVFHMSDLPYGRGGSPLQNLIIMGIKHTKISALKVNDILDGGDIYLKSKLDISKGSAKEIYKKASKIIFFHMIPYILKNNPKPKKQVGDVEIFKRRKREESNILTINNKNLDSIYDFIRMLDAPTYPRAFIELGNFKIEFYKAKRNRKTISGRFKIYEK; via the coding sequence ATGAAAGTTATAGTAATCGCAACTCTAAAGAAATGGAATATAAAAAACTTCTACAAGCTACAAGATTCTTGCAAAAATTACAAATTACATTTAATTACACAACCGCAAGATTTAACATTGCAAAATCTTCATAAGATAAATCCTAAATATATTTTCTTTCCTCATTGGTCAGAGAAAATAGAATCTGAAATTTATAAAAACTTTTCTTGTGTTGTATTTCATATGAGTGATTTGCCTTATGGTAGAGGTGGCAGTCCATTGCAAAACCTAATAATTATGGGAATAAAACACACAAAAATATCTGCACTAAAGGTTAATGATATTTTAGATGGTGGGGATATTTATCTAAAAAGCAAATTGGATATTTCTAAAGGTAGTGCTAAAGAAATCTATAAAAAAGCTTCTAAGATTATATTTTTCCACATGATTCCATATATTTTAAAAAATAATCCAAAACCTAAAAAGCAAGTTGGAGATGTGGAGATATTTAAAAGACGAAAAAGAGAAGAGAGCAATATTCTAACTATTAATAATAAAAATTTAGATTCTATATATGACTTTATTAGAATGCTTGATGCACCTACTTATCCAAGAGCTTTCATTGAGCTTGGTAACTTTAAAATAGAATTTTATAAAGCTAAAAGAAATAGAAAAACAATATCTGGGAGATTTAAAATTTATGAGAAATAA